A single Ciona intestinalis chromosome 14, KH, whole genome shotgun sequence DNA region contains:
- the LOC100180755 gene encoding inverted formin-2 isoform X4: protein MLKTQRKWSLIAQKAQKKEKDSMEETLSNLENAEPELCIRLLHFPSVQNFSGLKKKIQHCSEEWMKGFLEQDGLAVLFTTLERLSDDTTRASKSTLITSMELLQCVGCVKAVMNSRTGLDFVISREDYTRVLSTTLDSANVMVKKQVFELLAAMCIYSSEGKSRSIDAMEHYKQAKSQRYRFSVVINELRNAENLPYQTGILSFINAAILSTDAIHQRVKLRNEFIGLQLLDVLSELRLESVRTNLAKSRAIFGNPNNSDDFGNGYQLRSCAHLEADDLLIQLEVFDEKKLEDEEEIQAITGVEGIDINNHQDVFAAVFNKVCNSPQANNLLTILQCLVQLNPDDRVSDLAWEALVTIAQKAAVLETVAEAQKLLRGRLSRRTSVFTTSIYTQTEQGAIQKLNEEAIEETDGGATVVCTPPPPPPPPPPLGNIPPPPPPPPMGGIPPPPPPPGGIPPPPPPPSGGIPPPPPPPGGIPPPPPPPGGVPPPPPGLPPVYGGIVPVNAAQLNSRPSVRRSATVPKPTAKLRKFNWQKIPQNTLRKSTDSVWENLERGGCELEPNYKTIEELFSQKQIVKKEVTKQKKKAAPAEVTLIDSRKSLNVNIFLRQFRLPNEEIIKALKQGNREILTEEKLKNMLKFLPEDAEIETIRSFKGDPTTLGNAEKYFRLLIGLKDYVLRIEAAIARESFDEEMTSIVPVIDNIKQAVNAIRQCKKLEDFLVLILKTGNYLNFGGYAGDAHAFKITSLLKLSETKSNKPRMTLMHCVVMEAAENHPHLLDIPSELSVVMECKTVSVDHLKSTINRLTGGIAKLTKQVEKSSKEVKEQFAPFLKVATDKVSTFAKDLEEIENLRLSLAKYLVEDEAKFKLEECLSTFAKLCEQIKSAIKENKERAVMEEKKKKRAQMEEERKKSGKVSKFAPPPAGENIIDNLLTDIRKGFKLKKSSESPTKSRLNSVANENQTDNAAETNNATDSAQEATTISIKQKDEKFATLVRVSNGENDVTSKETDKTSPELHDIVNSSNSTDANAKDTDANKTVVISPSDVDITVTEIPTVLDSPSDVGKPVTELPVVLDLSSNLDIAGNEIPVALDTPSNVDKSVADIPVAVSLPNNVDTEVIEMPVTLLSPNKEDNTVADIPVALDLPKDVDNAVTETPVESDMKVQEPLHLIPAKPITKVISPIMISPDEQNLLINGENVSENLLEVNGNLQKKGSDVDPATTAGPGILQEAKDKLEQIVDSMKPMQGSTVDGDKKGDRKKSTISTSREGDKRKAKPKMPLFTSKNTKQNLTTSNMKKQIGEANPRVKQLRQRYGSTNSDRSRTPKAPILNKNVLADKAKSVLKTNRAKTVPAQSVITERLKRPSTTPSADRNRINSSSTKTDVIKAPKKPITNLPAVDAHKFDGRSYYSAPKAIKTVPTKAKPLRKTPETKQNQLQSKLQTDRKAMDKTSLKDKTTKVTDKTLSKDKTTLAAQKNTPKPVTSDSINKISNKNASVDKKTKLDTTSASKRFTSHEDAMKRKYAFRRDQKRTPIATKSITNNRKISKTATSLS from the exons ATG CTAAAAACTCAGAGAAAATGGAGTCTAATAGCTCAGAAGGCTCAAAAGAAAGAGAAGGACTCGATGGAAGAAACGCTTTCCAATTTAGAAAATGCTGAACCAGAGCTTTGCATACGGCTCCTACATTTTCCTTCCGTTCAGAACTTTTCTGGCCTCAAAAAGAAAATTCAGCACTGCTCTGAAGAATGGATGAAG GGATTTCTGGAGCAAGACGGTCTCGCTGTTCTTTTTACGACATTGGAACGCCTTTCGGATGATACGACAAGAGCCTCCAAGAGCACCCTTATTACATCAATGGAGCTGCTACAATGTGTGGG atgTGTGAAAGCTGTTATGAATTCACGCACCGGTCTGGATTTTGTCATCTCCAGAGAAGATTACACACGAGTTTTGTCGACAA CATTGGACAGTGCAAACGTAATGGTAAAGAAGCAAGTTTTCGAACTCCTGGCAGCTATGTGCATTTACTCAAGCGAAGGAAAGTCAAGATCTATAGATGCAATGGAGCATTACAAG CAAGCTAAGTCCCAGCGCTATCGATTTAGCGTTGTTATTAACGAATTGCGGAATGCGGAGAACTTGCCGTACCAAACCGGGATTCTATCCTTTATAAACGCAGCGATCCTTTCAACGGACGCCATACATCAACGAGTGAAATTACGAAATGAATTTATTG GTCTTCAGCTGTTAGACGTACTCTCGGAACTTCG GCTTGAGTCTGTACGAACTAATTT AGCAAAGTCTCGTGCTATCTTCGGGAACCCGAACAACTCAGACGATTTTGGGAACGGGTATCAACTGCGATCATGCGc ccACTTGGAAGCAGATGACTTGCTAATCCAGTTGGAAGTTTTCGACGAGAAAAAACTTGAAGACGAAGAGGAGATTCAGGCGATAACAGGCGTTGAAGGAATTGATATCAACAATCATCAAGACGTGTTTGCAGCCGTCTTTAACAAA GTATGCAATTCTCCACAAGCCAACAACCTACTGACGATATTACAGTGTCTGGTGCAGCTTAACCCAGATGACAGAGTGTCAGACTTGGCATGGGAGGCGCTCGTTACTATTGCACAGAAGGCAGCAGTCTTAGAGACAGTAGCCGAAGCACAGAAACTTTTGCGGGGCAGGCTTTCAAGGAGAACTTCCGTATTTACGACTTCAATATATACTCAAACCGAACAGGGGGCAATACAAAAGTTGAACGAAGAGGCAATCGAAGAAACAGATGGTGGGGCAACTGTAGTTTGCAccccaccaccaccaccaccgcCGCCCCCGCCTTTGGGGAATATACCCCCGCCACCACCGCCCCCACCTATGGGAGGCATTCCTCCGCCCCCACCACCACCTGGGGGTATTCCCCCACCACCGCCCCCACCATCGGGAGGCATTCCTCCGCCCCCACCACCTCCTGGGGGTATTCCCCCGCCCCCACCACCCCCTGGGGGTGTTCCACCACCACCGCCAGGTCTCCCTCCAGTATACGGAGGAATCGTTCCTGTAAACGCGGCCCAACTGAACAGTCGACCGTCGGTGAGGCGTTCGGCAACTGTCCCGAAACCGACAGCGAAATTACGAAAGTTTAACTGGCAGAAGATCCCACAAAACACCCTGCGTAAAAG cACGGATAGTGTCTGGGAGAATTTGGAACGTGGAGGTTGTGAGTTGGAACCGAATTACAAAACGATTGAGGAGTTGTTCTCTCAGAAGCAAATCGTGAAGAAAGAAGtgacaaaacagaaaaagaaggCGGCTCCAGCCgag GTGACTCTGATCGACTCCCGGAAGAGCTTGAATGTCAATATCTTTCTCCGGCAGTTCAGACTTCCTAACgaagaaattataaaagcgCTTAAACAAGGCAACCGCGAAATATTAA CTGAAGAAAAACTAAAGAACATGCTGAAGTTCTTGCCCGAAGACGCGGAAATTGAGACAATACGTTCGTTCAAAGGTGACCCAACTACTCTTGGAAACGCAGAGAAATACTTCCGGCTTCTCATCGGTCTTAAAGATTACGTGCTTCGGATTGAAGCCGCCATAGCCCGTGAGAGTTTTGATGAAGAAATGACATCAATAGTGCCCGTGATTGACAACATAAAGCAAGCAGTAAACG CTATTCGGCAATGCAAGAAGTTAGAAGATTTTCTTGTTCTTATATTAAAGACAGGCAACTACTTGAACTTCGGTGGTTACGCTGGTGACGCGCATGCGTTCAAAATAACATCCCTTCTCAAG TTATCTGAAACCAAATCGAACAAACCACGGATGACTCTGATGCATTGTGTGGTGATGGAGGCGGCGGAAAACCACCCCCATCTTCTTGATATTCCGTCAGAACTCTCGGTAGTGATGGAGTGCAAAACGGTTTCTGTGGACCACCTGAAATCAACCATCAACCGCCTAACTGGAGGGATTGCCAAGCTCACAAAACAA GTCGAAAAATCCTCCAAAGAGGTTAAAGAGCAGTTCGCACCTTTTCTTAAAGTTGCCACGGACAAGGTAAGTACTTTTGCTAAAGATCTCGAAGAAATAGAGAATTTGAGATTAAGTTTGGCCAAGTACCTTGTTGAGGACGAAGCCAAATTCAAACTGGAGGAGTGCCTTTCCACATTTGCAAAGCTTTGCGAACAG ATAAAGTCGGCAATCAAAGAGAACAAGGAGCGAGCTGTGATGGaggaaaagaagaagaagagagCTCAGATGGAAGAAGAGAGAAAAAAGAGTGGGAAGGTTTCCAAGTTTGCTCCACCACCAGCTGGA gAAAATATAATTGACAATCTGTTAACTGACATTCGAAAAGGATTTAAGCTGAAGAAGTCAAGTGAATCACCAACCAAATCAAG ATTAAACTCTGTTGCAAACGAAAACCAAACTGACAATGCTGCTGAGACTAATAATGCTACCGATTCTGCACAAGAAGCCACAACTATCTCTATAAAGCAGAAAGATGAAAAATTTGCAACTTTGGTCCGAGTTTCGAATGGTGAGAATGATGTAACCAGTAAAGAGACAGATAAAACGTCTCCGGAATTGCACGACATTGTCAATTCCAGTAACTCTACTGATGCTAATGCTAAAGATACTGATGCAAATAAGACTGTGGTTATTTCGCCAAGCGATGTGGACATTACAGTTACAGAAATACCAACAGTGTTAGACTCACCAAGTGACGTTGGTAAACCAGTCACAGAATTACCGGTAGTTTTAGATTTGTCAAGCAACTTGGACATTGCAGGTAATGAAATACCAGTTGCTTTAGATACTCCAAGCAATGTGGATAAATCAGTGGCAGATATACCGGTAGCTGTAAGTTTACCCAACAATGTGGACACTGAAGTCATAGAAATGCCGGTCACTTTACTTTCACCAAACAAAGAAGACAATACAGTCGCAGATATACCAGTAGCTTTAGATTTGCCAAAGGATGTGGACAATGCAGTTACTGAAACACCAGTAGAATCAGACATGAAAGTTCAAGAGCCTTTGCATCTCATACCGGCAAAGCCTATAACCAAAGTGATAAGTCCAATCATGATTTCTCCAGATGAACAAAATTTGCTTATTAATGGAGAAAATGTATCTGAAAATCTTCTAGAAGTCAACGGGAATCTCCAAAAGAAAGGTTCTGATGTTGACCCTGCTACGACAGCAGGACCTGGAATTCTGCAAGAAGCTAAAGATAAATTGGAACAGATAGTGGACTCCATGAAACCAATGCAAGGCTCAACTGTGGACGGTGATAAAAAAGGTGACAGAAAAAAATCGACTATTTCAACATCCAGAGAAG GAGACAAGCGAAAAGCTAAACCGAAAATGCCACTTTTCACTTCTAAGAATACAAAGCAGAATTTGACTACCAGCAACATGAAAAAGCAAATCGGTGAAGCTAATCCTAGAGTAAAACAATTGCGTCAACGCTATGGTTCAACAAACTCAGACCGAAGCAGGACTCCAAAGGCGCCAATCCTTAATAAAAATGTGCTTGCTGATAAAGCAAAGTCTGTTCTGAAAACAAACCGTGCGAAGACAGTACCCGCTCAATCAGTAATAACAGAACGTTTAAAACGGCCGTCTACTACGCCAAGTGCAGACAGGAATAGAATAAACAGTAGTTCCACTAAAACAGATGTGATCAAAGCACCCAAGAAACCGATTACAAATTTGCCAGCAGTAGATGCACATAAGTTTGATGGCCGCTCCTACTATTCAGCACCAAAAGCAATCAAAACAGTTCCAACAAAAGCCAAACCCCTACGAAAAACACCAGAAACCAAACAAAACCAACTTCAATCAAAACTCCAAACTGACCGAAAAGCTATGGATAAAACTTCATTAAAAGACAAGACTACAAAA GTTACagataaaactttatcaaaaGACAAGACTACACTAGCTGCACAGAAAAACACTCCAAAGCCTGTCACCTCTgattctataaataaaatctctaataaaaatgcaagtgttgataaaaagacaaaattagACACTACTAGTGCCTCAAAACGCTTCACATCACACGAAGATGCAATGAAGAGGAAATACGCATTTCGTAGAGATCAAAAACGTACCCCTATAGCAACTAAATCCATaacaaacaacagaaaaatatcaaaaactgCAACCTCACTATCATAA
- the LOC100180755 gene encoding inverted formin-2 isoform X5, translating to MLKTQRKWSLIAQKAQKKEKDSMEETLSNLENAEPELCIRLLHFPSVQNFSGLKKKIQHCSEEWMKGFLEQDGLAVLFTTLERLSDDTTRASKSTLITSMELLQCVGCVKAVMNSRTGLDFVISREDYTRVLSTTLDSANVMVKKQVFELLAAMCIYSSEGKSRSIDAMEHYKQAKSQRYRFSVVINELRNAENLPYQTGILSFINAAILSTDAIHQRVKLRNEFIGLQLLDVLSELRAKSRAIFGNPNNSDDFGNGHLEADDLLIQLEVFDEKKLEDEEEIQAITGVEGIDINNHQDVFAAVFNKVCNSPQANNLLTILQCLVQLNPDDRVSDLAWEALVTIAQKAAVLETVAEAQKLLRGRLSRRTSVFTTSIYTQTEQGAIQKLNEEAIEETDGGATVVCTPPPPPPPPPPLGNIPPPPPPPPMGGIPPPPPPPGGIPPPPPPPSGGIPPPPPPPGGIPPPPPPPGGVPPPPPGLPPVYGGIVPVNAAQLNSRPSVRRSATVPKPTAKLRKFNWQKIPQNTLRKSTDSVWENLERGGCELEPNYKTIEELFSQKQIVKKEVTKQKKKAAPAEVTLIDSRKSLNVNIFLRQFRLPNEEIIKALKQGNREILTEEKLKNMLKFLPEDAEIETIRSFKGDPTTLGNAEKYFRLLIGLKDYVLRIEAAIARESFDEEMTSIVPVIDNIKQAVNAIRQCKKLEDFLVLILKTGNYLNFGGYAGDAHAFKITSLLKLSETKSNKPRMTLMHCVVMEAAENHPHLLDIPSELSVVMECKTVSVDHLKSTINRLTGGIAKLTKQVEKSSKEVKEQFAPFLKVATDKVSTFAKDLEEIENLRLSLAKYLVEDEAKFKLEECLSTFAKLCEQIKSAIKENKERAVMEEKKKKRAQMEEERKKSGKVSKFAPPPAGENIIDNLLTDIRKGFKLKKSSESPTKSRLNSVANENQTDNAAETNNATDSAQEATTISIKQKDEKFATLVRVSNGENDVTSKETDKTSPELHDIVNSSNSTDANAKDTDANKTVVISPSDVDITVTEIPTVLDSPSDVGKPVTELPVVLDLSSNLDIAGNEIPVALDTPSNVDKSVADIPVAVSLPNNVDTEVIEMPVTLLSPNKEDNTVADIPVALDLPKDVDNAVTETPVESDMKVQEPLHLIPAKPITKVISPIMISPDEQNLLINGENVSENLLEVNGNLQKKGSDVDPATTAGPGILQEAKDKLEQIVDSMKPMQGSTVDGDKKGDRKKSTISTSREGDKRKAKPKMPLFTSKNTKQNLTTSNMKKQIGEANPRVKQLRQRYGSTNSDRSRTPKAPILNKNVLADKAKSVLKTNRAKTVPAQSVITERLKRPSTTPSADRNRINSSSTKTDVIKAPKKPITNLPAVDAHKFDGRSYYSAPKAIKTVPTKAKPLRKTPETKQNQLQSKLQTDRKAMDKTSLKDKTTKVTDKTSAHKTTKVTDKTLSKDKTTLAAQKNTPKPVTSDSINKISNKNASVDKKTKLDTTSASKRFTSHEDAMKRKYAFRRDQKRTPIATKSITNNRKISKTATSLS from the exons ATG CTAAAAACTCAGAGAAAATGGAGTCTAATAGCTCAGAAGGCTCAAAAGAAAGAGAAGGACTCGATGGAAGAAACGCTTTCCAATTTAGAAAATGCTGAACCAGAGCTTTGCATACGGCTCCTACATTTTCCTTCCGTTCAGAACTTTTCTGGCCTCAAAAAGAAAATTCAGCACTGCTCTGAAGAATGGATGAAG GGATTTCTGGAGCAAGACGGTCTCGCTGTTCTTTTTACGACATTGGAACGCCTTTCGGATGATACGACAAGAGCCTCCAAGAGCACCCTTATTACATCAATGGAGCTGCTACAATGTGTGGG atgTGTGAAAGCTGTTATGAATTCACGCACCGGTCTGGATTTTGTCATCTCCAGAGAAGATTACACACGAGTTTTGTCGACAA CATTGGACAGTGCAAACGTAATGGTAAAGAAGCAAGTTTTCGAACTCCTGGCAGCTATGTGCATTTACTCAAGCGAAGGAAAGTCAAGATCTATAGATGCAATGGAGCATTACAAG CAAGCTAAGTCCCAGCGCTATCGATTTAGCGTTGTTATTAACGAATTGCGGAATGCGGAGAACTTGCCGTACCAAACCGGGATTCTATCCTTTATAAACGCAGCGATCCTTTCAACGGACGCCATACATCAACGAGTGAAATTACGAAATGAATTTATTG GTCTTCAGCTGTTAGACGTACTCTCGGAACTTCG AGCAAAGTCTCGTGCTATCTTCGGGAACCCGAACAACTCAGACGATTTTGGGAACGG ccACTTGGAAGCAGATGACTTGCTAATCCAGTTGGAAGTTTTCGACGAGAAAAAACTTGAAGACGAAGAGGAGATTCAGGCGATAACAGGCGTTGAAGGAATTGATATCAACAATCATCAAGACGTGTTTGCAGCCGTCTTTAACAAA GTATGCAATTCTCCACAAGCCAACAACCTACTGACGATATTACAGTGTCTGGTGCAGCTTAACCCAGATGACAGAGTGTCAGACTTGGCATGGGAGGCGCTCGTTACTATTGCACAGAAGGCAGCAGTCTTAGAGACAGTAGCCGAAGCACAGAAACTTTTGCGGGGCAGGCTTTCAAGGAGAACTTCCGTATTTACGACTTCAATATATACTCAAACCGAACAGGGGGCAATACAAAAGTTGAACGAAGAGGCAATCGAAGAAACAGATGGTGGGGCAACTGTAGTTTGCAccccaccaccaccaccaccgcCGCCCCCGCCTTTGGGGAATATACCCCCGCCACCACCGCCCCCACCTATGGGAGGCATTCCTCCGCCCCCACCACCACCTGGGGGTATTCCCCCACCACCGCCCCCACCATCGGGAGGCATTCCTCCGCCCCCACCACCTCCTGGGGGTATTCCCCCGCCCCCACCACCCCCTGGGGGTGTTCCACCACCACCGCCAGGTCTCCCTCCAGTATACGGAGGAATCGTTCCTGTAAACGCGGCCCAACTGAACAGTCGACCGTCGGTGAGGCGTTCGGCAACTGTCCCGAAACCGACAGCGAAATTACGAAAGTTTAACTGGCAGAAGATCCCACAAAACACCCTGCGTAAAAG cACGGATAGTGTCTGGGAGAATTTGGAACGTGGAGGTTGTGAGTTGGAACCGAATTACAAAACGATTGAGGAGTTGTTCTCTCAGAAGCAAATCGTGAAGAAAGAAGtgacaaaacagaaaaagaaggCGGCTCCAGCCgag GTGACTCTGATCGACTCCCGGAAGAGCTTGAATGTCAATATCTTTCTCCGGCAGTTCAGACTTCCTAACgaagaaattataaaagcgCTTAAACAAGGCAACCGCGAAATATTAA CTGAAGAAAAACTAAAGAACATGCTGAAGTTCTTGCCCGAAGACGCGGAAATTGAGACAATACGTTCGTTCAAAGGTGACCCAACTACTCTTGGAAACGCAGAGAAATACTTCCGGCTTCTCATCGGTCTTAAAGATTACGTGCTTCGGATTGAAGCCGCCATAGCCCGTGAGAGTTTTGATGAAGAAATGACATCAATAGTGCCCGTGATTGACAACATAAAGCAAGCAGTAAACG CTATTCGGCAATGCAAGAAGTTAGAAGATTTTCTTGTTCTTATATTAAAGACAGGCAACTACTTGAACTTCGGTGGTTACGCTGGTGACGCGCATGCGTTCAAAATAACATCCCTTCTCAAG TTATCTGAAACCAAATCGAACAAACCACGGATGACTCTGATGCATTGTGTGGTGATGGAGGCGGCGGAAAACCACCCCCATCTTCTTGATATTCCGTCAGAACTCTCGGTAGTGATGGAGTGCAAAACGGTTTCTGTGGACCACCTGAAATCAACCATCAACCGCCTAACTGGAGGGATTGCCAAGCTCACAAAACAA GTCGAAAAATCCTCCAAAGAGGTTAAAGAGCAGTTCGCACCTTTTCTTAAAGTTGCCACGGACAAGGTAAGTACTTTTGCTAAAGATCTCGAAGAAATAGAGAATTTGAGATTAAGTTTGGCCAAGTACCTTGTTGAGGACGAAGCCAAATTCAAACTGGAGGAGTGCCTTTCCACATTTGCAAAGCTTTGCGAACAG ATAAAGTCGGCAATCAAAGAGAACAAGGAGCGAGCTGTGATGGaggaaaagaagaagaagagagCTCAGATGGAAGAAGAGAGAAAAAAGAGTGGGAAGGTTTCCAAGTTTGCTCCACCACCAGCTGGA gAAAATATAATTGACAATCTGTTAACTGACATTCGAAAAGGATTTAAGCTGAAGAAGTCAAGTGAATCACCAACCAAATCAAG ATTAAACTCTGTTGCAAACGAAAACCAAACTGACAATGCTGCTGAGACTAATAATGCTACCGATTCTGCACAAGAAGCCACAACTATCTCTATAAAGCAGAAAGATGAAAAATTTGCAACTTTGGTCCGAGTTTCGAATGGTGAGAATGATGTAACCAGTAAAGAGACAGATAAAACGTCTCCGGAATTGCACGACATTGTCAATTCCAGTAACTCTACTGATGCTAATGCTAAAGATACTGATGCAAATAAGACTGTGGTTATTTCGCCAAGCGATGTGGACATTACAGTTACAGAAATACCAACAGTGTTAGACTCACCAAGTGACGTTGGTAAACCAGTCACAGAATTACCGGTAGTTTTAGATTTGTCAAGCAACTTGGACATTGCAGGTAATGAAATACCAGTTGCTTTAGATACTCCAAGCAATGTGGATAAATCAGTGGCAGATATACCGGTAGCTGTAAGTTTACCCAACAATGTGGACACTGAAGTCATAGAAATGCCGGTCACTTTACTTTCACCAAACAAAGAAGACAATACAGTCGCAGATATACCAGTAGCTTTAGATTTGCCAAAGGATGTGGACAATGCAGTTACTGAAACACCAGTAGAATCAGACATGAAAGTTCAAGAGCCTTTGCATCTCATACCGGCAAAGCCTATAACCAAAGTGATAAGTCCAATCATGATTTCTCCAGATGAACAAAATTTGCTTATTAATGGAGAAAATGTATCTGAAAATCTTCTAGAAGTCAACGGGAATCTCCAAAAGAAAGGTTCTGATGTTGACCCTGCTACGACAGCAGGACCTGGAATTCTGCAAGAAGCTAAAGATAAATTGGAACAGATAGTGGACTCCATGAAACCAATGCAAGGCTCAACTGTGGACGGTGATAAAAAAGGTGACAGAAAAAAATCGACTATTTCAACATCCAGAGAAG GAGACAAGCGAAAAGCTAAACCGAAAATGCCACTTTTCACTTCTAAGAATACAAAGCAGAATTTGACTACCAGCAACATGAAAAAGCAAATCGGTGAAGCTAATCCTAGAGTAAAACAATTGCGTCAACGCTATGGTTCAACAAACTCAGACCGAAGCAGGACTCCAAAGGCGCCAATCCTTAATAAAAATGTGCTTGCTGATAAAGCAAAGTCTGTTCTGAAAACAAACCGTGCGAAGACAGTACCCGCTCAATCAGTAATAACAGAACGTTTAAAACGGCCGTCTACTACGCCAAGTGCAGACAGGAATAGAATAAACAGTAGTTCCACTAAAACAGATGTGATCAAAGCACCCAAGAAACCGATTACAAATTTGCCAGCAGTAGATGCACATAAGTTTGATGGCCGCTCCTACTATTCAGCACCAAAAGCAATCAAAACAGTTCCAACAAAAGCCAAACCCCTACGAAAAACACCAGAAACCAAACAAAACCAACTTCAATCAAAACTCCAAACTGACCGAAAAGCTATGGATAAAACTTCATTAAAAGACAAGACTACAAAAGTAACAGATAAAACTTCCGCACACAAGACTACAAAAGTTACagataaaactttatcaaaaGACAAGACTACACTAGCTGCACAGAAAAACACTCCAAAGCCTGTCACCTCTgattctataaataaaatctctaataaaaatgcaagtgttgataaaaagacaaaattagACACTACTAGTGCCTCAAAACGCTTCACATCACACGAAGATGCAATGAAGAGGAAATACGCATTTCGTAGAGATCAAAAACGTACCCCTATAGCAACTAAATCCATaacaaacaacagaaaaatatcaaaaactgCAACCTCACTATCATAA